A section of the Flavobacterium sp. CG_23.5 genome encodes:
- a CDS encoding acyltransferase family protein encodes MIKYIPGLNGIRAIAVFLVILSHRFPVGHIVHVFPLGNYGVDFFFVLSGFLISRSLLFQISNKENRIPHLKILKRFFIRRCLRIFPIYYLLLLFMYLTGGIIGNQFRENILWYVFYGANHLNYNENRWFGSLAHLWSLSVEEQFYIFWPLLLLFVFKKRILLLIELLIIVGTCAPFLYNGLGNILTISCVNAFGIGALLAYVEIIRPDYEILFVKISKLIFLPLVLLVCIHNTVAAIPYFSERLAISLLAVTIIGSCRYSTKNTLVTYILGNKVLNFIGIISYGIYLYHNIVPKYWVWGLQKMSWVTPASINKFSYLEFIIQTSFIIGISYLSWIIVEKPILRLKEKIK; translated from the coding sequence ATGATTAAATATATACCAGGATTAAATGGAATTCGTGCCATTGCAGTTTTTCTTGTAATTCTTTCTCATCGCTTTCCTGTAGGACATATTGTTCATGTTTTTCCTTTGGGAAATTATGGTGTTGATTTTTTTTTTGTGTTGAGTGGTTTTTTAATTTCTCGTAGCCTTTTATTTCAAATTAGTAATAAGGAGAATCGCATACCACATTTGAAAATACTTAAAAGATTTTTCATTCGAAGATGTTTAAGGATTTTTCCTATTTATTATTTGTTATTGCTATTTATGTATTTAACGGGTGGCATAATTGGAAATCAATTTAGAGAAAATATTTTGTGGTATGTGTTTTACGGTGCCAACCATTTAAATTATAATGAAAATAGATGGTTTGGTTCATTAGCTCACCTTTGGTCACTTTCGGTCGAAGAACAGTTTTATATATTTTGGCCGTTGTTGTTATTGTTTGTTTTCAAAAAGCGAATATTATTATTGATAGAATTACTTATTATTGTAGGAACTTGCGCTCCTTTTCTCTATAATGGATTGGGAAATATCCTAACAATATCCTGTGTTAATGCGTTTGGTATCGGTGCTTTACTTGCCTATGTCGAAATAATTAGGCCGGATTATGAAATACTATTTGTTAAAATTTCGAAACTTATTTTCCTTCCATTGGTGTTGTTGGTTTGCATACATAATACGGTTGCTGCAATACCTTATTTTTCGGAACGTTTGGCTATATCATTATTGGCAGTAACGATTATTGGATCCTGTAGGTATAGTACTAAAAATACTTTGGTCACTTATATACTCGGTAATAAAGTTTTAAATTTTATTGGAATTATAAGTTATGGGATATATTTGTATCATAATATAGTTCCCAAATATTGGGTTTGGGGACTTCAAAAAATGAGTTGGGTTACGCCCGCATCAATTAATAAATTTTCATATTTAGAATTTATTATTCAAACGAGCTTCATTATTGGGATTAGCTATCTCTCTTGGATTATAGTGGAGAAACCAATATTGAGGTTAAAAGAAAAAATAAAATAG
- a CDS encoding cytidylyltransferase domain-containing protein: MILGSICVRGGSKGVPKKNIKILNGNPLLFYTVDCATHSMFLNDIVVSSDDDQMLAIAKNLGIKNTFKRPDELATDKASKWDVFIHLVEEYESKTGNIVEFLVDLDVTVPLRKPEHIDGAIAMMQNNKVDVVITGYEPERNPYFNMMEITEGNYAEIVKKSEKPIVCRQDAPLVYSLTPAVYVIRKQALYDFKHWSDAKCMIYEIPRKNAVDIDTDFDFELVEFLMQNKK, translated from the coding sequence ATGATTTTAGGATCCATTTGTGTTAGAGGAGGATCAAAAGGAGTTCCCAAAAAAAACATCAAAATATTGAATGGTAATCCTTTACTGTTTTACACTGTCGATTGTGCCACTCACTCTATGTTTCTCAATGATATTGTCGTTTCATCAGATGATGACCAAATGCTCGCAATCGCAAAGAACCTCGGGATTAAAAATACTTTTAAAAGACCTGACGAATTAGCTACTGATAAAGCCTCAAAATGGGATGTTTTTATTCATTTAGTCGAGGAATATGAAAGTAAAACTGGTAATATAGTGGAGTTTTTAGTAGATTTGGATGTAACGGTTCCTTTGCGAAAGCCAGAGCATATAGATGGTGCCATAGCAATGATGCAAAATAACAAGGTGGATGTTGTCATAACAGGCTATGAACCCGAAAGAAATCCTTATTTTAATATGATGGAAATTACGGAAGGGAATTATGCTGAAATCGTGAAAAAATCAGAAAAACCAATTGTTTGCAGACAGGACGCTCCTTTGGTTTATAGTTTAACGCCAGCAGTATATGTGATCAGGAAGCAGGCACTATATGATTTCAAACATTGGTCGGATGCTAAATGCATGATTTATGAAATTCCAAGAAAAAATGCCGTAGATATAGACACCGATTTTGATTTTGAATTGGTGGAGTTTTTAATGCAAAATAAGAAATAA
- a CDS encoding SDR family oxidoreductase, which yields MAKNLFDLTGKIALITGGAGLLATEHAIALHEYGAKIIFTDVNFEICNEKAIVLKEQNIDVEVLKLDVTSKENWIEVTKQIISKFGRIDILVNNAGFTNQNKTSSFDKEFENFPLEDWNAIMNVNLTGAFLGCQIVGAEMLKQGNGSIINIASLYGVVSPNHKIYEGTEIRQPVAYSVSKNGVIALTKYVATLWAKKGVRVNSLTPGGIFNNHDGLFLERFEQLNPIGRMSQKEELRGGIVYLASDASSHVVGHNLIIDGGWTVW from the coding sequence ATGGCGAAAAATTTATTTGATTTAACCGGTAAAATAGCTTTAATAACTGGCGGAGCAGGGTTACTCGCTACAGAACATGCCATTGCACTTCACGAATATGGCGCTAAAATTATTTTCACAGATGTAAATTTTGAAATTTGCAATGAAAAAGCAATAGTACTAAAAGAACAAAATATTGATGTTGAAGTTTTAAAATTGGATGTAACTTCTAAAGAAAATTGGATAGAAGTAACTAAACAAATTATCAGCAAATTCGGAAGAATCGATATTTTGGTCAATAATGCAGGTTTCACTAACCAAAACAAAACAAGTTCTTTTGACAAGGAATTCGAAAATTTTCCATTAGAAGATTGGAATGCCATTATGAATGTCAATCTGACGGGGGCTTTTTTAGGGTGTCAAATTGTGGGTGCAGAAATGCTGAAACAAGGGAACGGAAGTATTATCAATATTGCCTCCTTATATGGCGTTGTAAGTCCTAATCATAAAATTTACGAAGGAACAGAAATTAGACAGCCCGTTGCGTACAGCGTAAGCAAAAATGGAGTGATAGCGCTGACAAAATATGTGGCGACATTATGGGCTAAAAAAGGAGTTCGAGTCAATTCGCTTACACCCGGAGGGATTTTTAATAATCATGATGGTCTGTTCCTAGAAAGATTCGAACAATTAAATCCTATAGGAAGAATGAGTCAAAAAGAGGAATTAAGAGGAGGCATTGTCTATCTTGCTTCTGATGCCAGTTCCCATGTGGTTGGTCATAATCTGATTATTGATGGCGGATGGACAGTTTGGTAG
- a CDS encoding glycosyltransferase, translating to MCEKKISILISTKNRREDLIVTLRSIEHLLVREDLECRIYDDGSNDGTFDYVKHNYPNISIQRNSVSKGYMYCRNTLLNQTKAKYAISLDDDAHFITQNPLELIQLHFDSNPKCGLIAFRIFWGAEQPASRLSNETVERVQSFVGCAHAWRIEAWKEIPNYPEWFVFYGEEDFASYQLFKKGWEVHYLPKVLVNHRVEMKSRKKNIDYSIRLQRSLRAGWYLFFLFYPIQKTPRVFFYSVWKQLQLKVFKGDFKALQALFLASIDLVFSIPNIIRNSNRLTSEEFKNYKKLAPTKIYWTPSD from the coding sequence ATGTGCGAAAAAAAAATTTCTATTCTAATAAGTACTAAAAACAGACGTGAGGATTTGATTGTCACGCTGCGAAGCATAGAACATTTATTAGTTCGCGAAGATTTGGAATGTCGGATTTATGATGATGGTTCGAATGATGGAACCTTTGATTATGTAAAACATAATTATCCAAATATTTCAATTCAAAGAAATAGTGTTTCAAAAGGATACATGTATTGTAGAAATACATTGTTAAATCAAACAAAAGCTAAGTATGCTATTTCTCTAGATGACGATGCTCATTTTATAACACAAAACCCATTAGAATTAATTCAACTTCATTTTGATTCTAATCCTAAATGTGGCTTGATTGCCTTTAGAATTTTTTGGGGTGCGGAACAGCCAGCTAGCCGTCTTTCTAACGAGACAGTAGAAAGAGTTCAAAGCTTTGTGGGTTGTGCTCATGCATGGAGAATAGAAGCTTGGAAAGAAATACCCAATTATCCCGAATGGTTTGTTTTTTATGGCGAAGAAGATTTTGCCTCTTATCAGTTGTTCAAAAAGGGATGGGAAGTTCATTATTTGCCCAAAGTGTTGGTTAACCATCGAGTAGAGATGAAATCCAGAAAAAAAAATATAGATTACTCAATTAGGTTACAAAGATCACTTCGTGCAGGTTGGTATTTGTTTTTTCTGTTTTACCCAATTCAAAAAACCCCAAGAGTTTTTTTCTATTCTGTTTGGAAACAATTACAGTTAAAAGTTTTTAAAGGTGATTTTAAAGCTTTGCAAGCACTATTTTTGGCATCAATAGATTTAGTTTTTTCAATTCCAAATATAATTAGAAACAGTAATCGATTGACTTCGGAAGAATTTAAAAATTATAAAAAATTAGCGCCAACTAAAATTTATTGGACTCCATCAGATTAA
- a CDS encoding UDP-glycosyltransferase, translating into MGTNKIFILLPDGIGLRNFAYSSFHEIGIEKKFDVVFWNNTPFKLSDIGFKEIKIHNSKSHVVTDIFKSARQQIEFNISKNKTNDLVYDSYRFPLPYNTLKKAIKTIAINSLVLVNSSHKGWMRIRNKINKKERETLFYQQCLKALQEEKPTLVFCTNQRHTATIAPILAAQDLGIPTATFIFSWDNLPKATMVLETDYYFVWSEHMKKELQFYYPYINGEQVFITGTPQFESHFNTVNLLSREQFFKQNGLDLNKKYICYSGDDSTTCPDDPQYLEDVAVAIKKLNKKGYSLGVIFRRCPVDFSTRFDKVLNEYKEYIVPLAPKWDREGEEWGAILPTPNDISLQMNTIAHTEMVINLGSSMVFDYAAHTKPCGYINYDVPHKVNKDWSVRNIYKFVHFRSMPNKEAVFWLNSADEIVAKIEEMLSDKSRKVVYNAQEWFEKINQHPAQDASKRIWEAIAEICKK; encoded by the coding sequence ATGGGTACCAATAAAATATTTATTTTACTTCCGGATGGTATAGGCTTACGTAATTTTGCTTATTCGAGTTTTCATGAAATTGGGATTGAAAAAAAATTTGATGTTGTTTTTTGGAACAACACTCCGTTTAAGTTATCAGATATAGGTTTTAAAGAGATTAAAATCCATAATTCAAAATCTCATGTAGTAACTGATATATTCAAGAGTGCGCGACAACAAATTGAATTTAATATAAGTAAAAACAAAACTAATGATCTTGTATATGACTCTTATCGATTTCCTTTGCCATATAATACTTTAAAAAAAGCAATTAAAACCATTGCTATAAATAGTTTAGTTTTAGTTAATTCTTCTCACAAAGGGTGGATGCGTATTCGAAATAAAATCAACAAAAAAGAAAGAGAAACACTTTTTTACCAGCAATGTTTAAAAGCATTACAAGAGGAAAAACCTACTTTAGTTTTTTGTACAAATCAGAGGCATACTGCAACGATTGCTCCTATTCTCGCTGCCCAGGATTTAGGAATACCGACTGCCACTTTTATTTTTTCTTGGGATAATCTGCCTAAGGCCACTATGGTTCTCGAAACTGATTATTATTTCGTGTGGAGCGAACACATGAAAAAAGAGTTGCAGTTTTATTATCCTTATATTAATGGAGAGCAAGTTTTTATTACTGGAACCCCCCAATTTGAATCCCATTTTAATACTGTAAATTTATTGTCACGAGAACAGTTTTTTAAGCAGAATGGATTGGATTTGAATAAAAAATATATTTGTTATTCAGGAGATGATAGTACTACTTGTCCTGACGATCCGCAATATCTTGAAGATGTGGCAGTTGCAATTAAAAAACTTAACAAAAAAGGATATTCACTAGGTGTCATTTTTAGACGCTGTCCTGTTGATTTTTCAACGCGATTTGATAAAGTATTAAATGAATACAAAGAGTATATTGTTCCCTTGGCTCCCAAATGGGACAGAGAAGGGGAGGAATGGGGAGCTATCTTGCCAACTCCCAATGATATTTCATTGCAAATGAATACAATTGCACATACAGAAATGGTAATAAATTTGGGATCTTCAATGGTCTTTGATTATGCAGCTCATACTAAACCTTGCGGTTATATTAATTATGATGTGCCGCATAAAGTAAATAAAGACTGGTCGGTTAGAAATATTTATAAATTTGTACATTTTCGTTCTATGCCAAACAAAGAGGCTGTTTTTTGGTTGAACAGTGCAGATGAAATTGTGGCTAAAATAGAGGAAATGCTAAGTGATAAGTCTAGAAAAGTAGTGTATAATGCACAAGAATGGTTTGAGAAAATCAATCAGCATCCTGCACAAGATGCCTCTAAACGCATTTGGGAAGCTATTGCCGAAATTTGTAAAAAATAA
- a CDS encoding N-acetylneuraminate synthase family protein — protein sequence MNPFIEIAGRKIGIDFPPLIIAEIGINHEGSLQIAKEMVDAAHRAGVEVVKHQTHIVEDEMSGAAKKVIPGNSTVSIYEIMERCSLNEEDELALKNYVEGKGMIFISTPFSRAAAERLKKFDIPAYKIGSGECNNYPLLEHIAAFGKPVILSTGMNTIESVQKAVAIFERHHIPVALLHTTNLYPTPIHLVRFGAMTQLHKAFPNKVFGLSDHTLNNNACLGAVALGASILERHFTDAMQRNGPDIICSMDESTCSELIVSSNEIWQMRGGQKKPAIEEQVTIDFAFATVCSINSIKKGEKFSTENIWVKRPGTGKIKAEHFKDLIGKVATRAIENDEQLDFSDFE from the coding sequence ATGAATCCATTTATAGAAATAGCAGGGCGAAAAATTGGGATTGATTTTCCTCCCTTGATCATTGCCGAAATTGGTATCAATCATGAAGGGTCTTTGCAAATTGCCAAAGAAATGGTAGATGCGGCGCATCGTGCTGGAGTTGAAGTGGTTAAGCACCAAACACATATTGTGGAGGACGAAATGAGTGGGGCCGCCAAAAAAGTAATACCAGGTAATTCAACAGTTTCCATATATGAGATTATGGAACGTTGTTCACTCAATGAAGAAGATGAATTGGCACTTAAAAATTATGTAGAAGGCAAGGGAATGATTTTCATTTCTACCCCATTTTCCCGTGCGGCAGCTGAGCGATTGAAAAAATTTGATATTCCAGCATATAAAATCGGTTCGGGGGAGTGCAATAATTATCCCCTCTTGGAGCATATTGCAGCCTTTGGGAAACCAGTTATTTTGAGTACAGGAATGAATACTATTGAAAGCGTTCAAAAAGCAGTAGCTATATTTGAGAGACATCATATTCCGGTCGCCTTATTGCATACCACTAATTTATACCCAACGCCCATTCATTTAGTTCGGTTCGGTGCCATGACACAACTGCACAAGGCATTTCCGAATAAAGTTTTTGGATTGAGCGATCATACTTTAAATAATAATGCCTGTCTCGGCGCAGTGGCACTTGGTGCCAGTATTCTGGAACGCCATTTCACCGATGCAATGCAACGTAACGGTCCGGATATTATTTGTAGTATGGATGAAAGTACCTGCTCAGAACTAATCGTTTCCTCAAATGAAATATGGCAAATGCGTGGTGGTCAAAAAAAACCAGCCATAGAAGAACAAGTAACTATTGATTTTGCATTTGCAACAGTTTGTTCGATAAACTCCATTAAAAAAGGAGAAAAGTTTTCGACAGAAAATATTTGGGTAAAGCGTCCTGGAACCGGAAAAATTAAGGCAGAACATTTTAAGGACTTGATTGGGAAAGTAGCTACGAGAGCAATTGAGAATGATGAACAATTAGATTTTTCAGATTTTGAGTAA
- the neuC gene encoding UDP-N-acetylglucosamine 2-epimerase, protein MKRIIFLTGTRADFGKIKSLISIIEKQQGFEVFVFVTGMHLQKEYGYTLIEIERCNFKNVYTFENHTHETTMDLTLAKTIEGLSCYCKEISPDLIVVHGDRVETLAGAIVGSLNNILVAHIEGGEISGTVDELMRHSVSKLSHIHFVSNQEAAKRLLQMGEIESSIYTIGSPDIDIMFSDTLPTLELVKNYYQISFDSYAIVMFHPVTTEANEMQKYTDNFITALLGDSHNYVVIYPNNDLGSQGIIESYKKLSKNPRFRVFPSLRFEYFLSLLKNCQFIIGNSSAGIREAPYYGIPIINIGTRQQNRTVHADIINVDYNEKNIASVLEKIDYNEVSQSDTSFGHGNSAQLFLESIANQDIWRVNHQKQFRDN, encoded by the coding sequence ATAAAAAGAATAATATTCCTCACTGGTACACGAGCCGATTTTGGTAAAATAAAATCACTAATTTCAATTATTGAAAAGCAGCAAGGTTTTGAAGTTTTTGTGTTTGTTACAGGAATGCATTTGCAAAAAGAATACGGCTATACGCTTATTGAGATTGAAAGGTGTAACTTCAAAAATGTTTATACTTTCGAGAATCATACACATGAAACTACTATGGATTTGACGCTGGCTAAAACAATAGAGGGACTGTCGTGCTATTGCAAAGAGATTAGTCCAGATTTAATAGTAGTGCATGGAGATAGAGTAGAAACTCTAGCGGGTGCCATAGTAGGTTCTTTAAATAATATATTGGTTGCGCACATTGAGGGAGGAGAAATTTCAGGAACGGTAGATGAATTAATGCGGCACAGCGTCAGTAAATTAAGTCATATTCACTTTGTTTCGAATCAGGAAGCTGCCAAAAGATTGCTACAAATGGGTGAAATTGAATCTTCGATTTATACGATTGGTTCTCCTGATATTGATATTATGTTTTCGGATACGTTACCTACCTTAGAACTCGTTAAGAATTATTATCAAATTTCGTTCGATTCCTATGCAATTGTTATGTTTCATCCCGTTACTACTGAGGCTAATGAGATGCAGAAATATACCGATAATTTTATTACAGCTTTATTAGGAGATTCACATAATTATGTGGTCATCTATCCTAATAATGATTTAGGCAGCCAAGGTATTATTGAGAGTTATAAAAAATTGAGTAAAAATCCTCGATTTAGGGTTTTTCCATCGTTACGATTTGAGTATTTTCTTAGCTTGTTAAAAAATTGCCAGTTTATTATAGGAAATAGTAGCGCAGGGATTAGAGAGGCTCCCTATTATGGCATTCCAATAATAAACATAGGAACACGCCAACAAAACCGAACGGTACATGCTGATATAATTAATGTTGATTATAATGAAAAGAATATTGCATCGGTATTAGAAAAAATTGATTACAATGAAGTGTCACAATCAGATACTAGTTTTGGTCACGGAAATAGTGCTCAATTATTTCTGGAATCAATTGCAAATCAGGATATTTGGAGGGTTAATCATCAAAAACAATTTAGAGATAATTAA
- a CDS encoding Gfo/Idh/MocA family protein, which yields MKILIIGTGSIGMRHLQNCLTIDRSITIDVVSRGKTSLEGLPEIKIFNTIAEAFDRDNFYDAAIVATPTSLHIENCIDLIHYGLKKIYVEKPIAPNLEDIETLMTLSKTEKVSVYVGFDLRFDIGLNKVKELLGKKVIGNLISFQAEVGQYLPDWRIGTNYKEGMSAKTELGGGVMLDLIHEFDYLSWLLGGFQKAYGLNQRIDHLDIETEGISVNIIQTNEGVLGVLSLDYIQKKLNRFSKFIGDNGTIEWNYVTAEVKWSCHSDLEQYYFEYKNVERNDRFIAILDAFLKARPENFDSRLTPLEEGISSLETVLAAKNFNNSVKSKI from the coding sequence ATGAAAATTTTAATCATTGGAACCGGTTCTATTGGGATGAGACATCTACAAAATTGTCTTACCATTGACCGTTCAATTACAATTGATGTTGTAAGTAGAGGTAAAACTTCACTAGAAGGCCTTCCTGAAATCAAGATTTTCAACACTATTGCAGAGGCTTTTGACCGTGACAATTTTTATGATGCAGCCATTGTGGCTACTCCAACTTCATTGCATATTGAAAATTGTATTGATTTGATTCACTATGGCTTAAAAAAAATTTATGTTGAAAAGCCAATTGCTCCCAATTTAGAGGATATTGAAACATTAATGACGCTTTCAAAGACAGAAAAAGTGTCAGTTTATGTAGGGTTTGATTTGCGTTTTGATATAGGTTTAAATAAAGTAAAAGAGTTATTAGGGAAAAAAGTGATTGGGAATTTAATTAGTTTTCAAGCTGAAGTAGGTCAATATCTTCCTGATTGGCGTATTGGAACCAATTATAAAGAAGGGATGAGTGCCAAAACAGAACTTGGAGGGGGCGTAATGCTTGATTTAATTCATGAATTCGACTATTTATCATGGTTGCTCGGCGGCTTCCAAAAAGCATATGGATTGAATCAGAGAATTGATCACTTGGATATTGAAACCGAAGGAATTTCAGTTAATATAATTCAAACCAACGAAGGGGTTTTGGGGGTGCTATCGTTAGATTATATTCAAAAGAAATTAAACAGATTTTCAAAATTCATTGGTGATAATGGTACTATTGAGTGGAATTATGTCACAGCTGAAGTAAAATGGAGCTGTCATTCGGATTTAGAACAGTACTATTTTGAATATAAGAATGTTGAAAGAAACGATCGGTTTATAGCTATTTTGGACGCTTTTTTAAAAGCAAGACCAGAAAATTTTGACAGCAGATTGACACCTTTAGAAGAGGGAATTAGCTCGTTAGAAACCGTTTTGGCGGCCAAAAATTTTAATAATTCAGTAAAAAGCAAAATATGA
- a CDS encoding glycosyltransferase family A protein, translated as MRVGLNPHKDKIQEVSPYLHQVVVPVFIPHQEDYFKDSFAILQLCLNSLFATVHNKTYISIVNNGSCVKVKEYLDTLYKQLKIHEVIHTDNIGKLNAIIKGVVGNTIELVTITDADVLFLPNWQCETAKVFKAMPKAGVVGIVPQFNMFKYNCGNVIFDNLFYKKLKFIPVKSVTGIINFYKSIGWDNSYNKDFLKYSLGLEYKEVKVYVGSGHFVATYKKQMFNETQSYFNFKLGGNSENYLDTLPLKYDYWRVTTYDNYAYHMGNKLEGWMSKIEYGDDNKKEVVSGFAQSELASSFLIFLKNKIFLKVLFNDSISKLFYRLKKLPKEIARNYNKIVPILKSK; from the coding sequence ATGCGTGTAGGCTTAAATCCACATAAAGATAAAATACAAGAGGTTTCGCCCTATCTTCATCAGGTAGTTGTCCCTGTTTTCATACCACATCAGGAGGATTATTTTAAGGATAGTTTTGCTATTTTGCAACTTTGTTTGAATTCGCTTTTTGCTACAGTTCATAATAAAACCTATATCAGTATTGTTAATAATGGCAGCTGTGTTAAAGTAAAAGAGTATTTAGACACCTTGTACAAACAACTAAAAATTCACGAAGTCATCCACACGGATAATATAGGTAAGCTTAATGCTATAATTAAAGGTGTTGTAGGAAATACTATAGAACTTGTTACCATCACAGATGCGGATGTATTGTTTCTACCCAATTGGCAATGCGAGACTGCCAAAGTATTTAAAGCGATGCCGAAGGCTGGAGTAGTGGGTATAGTTCCTCAATTTAATATGTTTAAGTACAATTGTGGAAATGTAATTTTTGATAATTTATTTTATAAAAAGTTAAAATTCATCCCAGTAAAATCAGTAACTGGAATAATTAATTTTTATAAAAGTATTGGGTGGGATAATAGCTATAATAAAGATTTTTTAAAGTACAGTTTAGGCTTAGAATATAAAGAAGTAAAGGTTTATGTGGGTTCTGGACATTTTGTTGCCACCTATAAAAAACAAATGTTTAACGAAACACAGTCGTACTTTAATTTTAAACTTGGTGGTAACTCTGAGAACTATCTCGATACTTTACCATTGAAATATGACTATTGGAGAGTGACTACTTATGATAATTATGCCTATCATATGGGAAATAAATTAGAAGGGTGGATGTCAAAAATAGAATATGGAGATGACAATAAAAAGGAAGTTGTTTCTGGCTTTGCCCAAAGTGAATTAGCGAGCTCATTTTTAATTTTTTTAAAGAATAAGATATTTCTTAAGGTTTTATTTAATGATTCAATTTCAAAACTGTTTTACAGGTTGAAAAAACTACCAAAAGAAATTGCAAGAAATTACAATAAAATTGTGCCAATACTAAAATCAAAATAG
- a CDS encoding glycosyltransferase family 2 protein gives MPTVSIILATYNRAEYILESLQSIQNQTFLDWECLIIDDGGIDNTAQLLEPILKEDHRFQYLKRTEYYQKGLPGSRNYGLDLAKGDYIIFFDDDDIAHPQNLELCVKELSDKDISFCRYIRDVFWGNFDYNFDYSREYTSFFIDKRDINKILKNELQFNSCAVMWTKECYIQHRYTEHLKYAEEWEVYARIITSVNKGISINKALYFGRKHEESITGDFGNRKSASLVSYADAIELVVDNLRKRKLLSNEIIRYFIQIALDYKEYKLFPRILSCLQLSTLEKWRWEFFYFQLPLRLYFYNIYIKWKKKRK, from the coding sequence ATGCCAACAGTTTCTATAATTCTTGCCACTTACAATAGAGCAGAATATATCCTTGAATCTTTACAATCAATACAGAATCAAACTTTTTTAGATTGGGAATGTCTCATAATAGATGACGGTGGAATTGATAACACAGCACAACTTTTAGAACCTATTTTAAAAGAAGACCATCGGTTTCAGTACTTAAAACGAACAGAGTATTATCAAAAAGGATTACCTGGGAGTAGAAATTACGGATTGGATTTAGCCAAAGGGGATTATATTATTTTCTTTGATGATGATGATATTGCACATCCTCAAAATTTAGAACTATGTGTGAAGGAATTGTCTGATAAAGATATTTCTTTTTGTAGATATATTCGAGATGTTTTTTGGGGAAATTTTGACTATAATTTTGACTATTCAAGAGAATACACCTCTTTTTTTATTGACAAGAGAGATATTAATAAAATATTAAAAAATGAATTACAGTTCAATTCTTGTGCAGTAATGTGGACAAAAGAGTGTTATATTCAACATCGATATACAGAGCATTTAAAATACGCAGAAGAATGGGAAGTATATGCTAGAATAATTACGTCAGTAAATAAAGGAATCTCAATTAATAAGGCACTGTATTTTGGTAGGAAACATGAGGAGTCTATTACAGGAGATTTTGGTAATCGAAAATCAGCAAGTCTTGTTTCTTATGCAGATGCCATAGAATTAGTAGTTGATAATTTAAGAAAGAGGAAATTGTTATCTAATGAAATAATTCGTTATTTTATTCAAATAGCTTTAGACTACAAAGAGTATAAATTATTTCCCAGAATACTGTCTTGTTTGCAATTATCAACATTGGAAAAGTGGAGATGGGAATTTTTTTATTTCCAATTACCGCTTCGATTGTATTTTTACAATATTTATATAAAATGGAAAAAAAAGAGAAAATAA